A section of the Prochlorococcus sp. MIT 1341 genome encodes:
- a CDS encoding DEAD/DEAH box helicase — translation MAHVTTFSDLTKVDLNPLSIFPFKLDGFQLEAIDSLNQGHSVVVSAPTGSGKTLVGEYSIHRAIAHGSRVFYTTPLKALSNQKLRDFREQFGHENVGLMTGDLSVNRDASVVVMTTEIFRNMLYIEADQKSDPLEKVETVVFDECHYMNDSQRGTVWEESIIHCPSNIQLVALSATVANAGQLTDWINEVHGPTKLVVSKYRPVPLVFSFCSFKGLHQLLNEKGTGLHPNCKIWRSPKGNKRKARSSKPLQPKSPSTKFVVEQMGEREMLPAIYFIFSRRGCDRALEEMGALCLVTPSEQVLLRERLSHYSELNPEAVRDGIHSDALLRGIAAHHAGVLPAWKELIEELFQRGLVKVVFATETLAAGINMPARSTVISVLSKRSDRGHRALMGSEFLQMAGRAGRRGLDSKGYVVTVQSRFEGVREAGQLATSQADPLVSQFAPSYGMVLNLLQHHTLDKAREMIERSFGRYLASLDLADEEQLIDQLRSQLSELNDVAGDIPWQDFEIYEKHRGRLREERRLLRILQQQAEETLANELTLALQFASVGTLVSIKSHQLKAGVTPAVIVEKCDGPGQFPLLLCLTDKNIWLLLPCHSVVSIHAELSCLNVGEIKRPDLSRPGEICHGNDQSREISLAVSDISKRHEMRRPQYDLAGEVIAQVELVNSLEKELESQPAHRWGDRKKLKKHRRRMEQLDHEIKERQLLLHQRANHHWETFLSLIDILQYFGCLEELTPTQMGRTVVSLRGDNELWLGLSLMSGHLDDLPPPELAAVFQAISSDVNRPDLWSGYPTPHKADEALNDLNDLRRELLRMQEQHQLFIPAWFESELMGLVDAWARGTSWGDLISNTSLDEGDVVRIMRRTVDLLSQVPYCELVTERLQKNARIALKAINRFPVCEAYDLINEAEAEKRGLNPATERVS, via the coding sequence GTGGCTCATGTCACGACTTTTTCTGACTTGACCAAGGTCGATTTGAATCCTCTTTCGATTTTTCCTTTCAAGCTGGATGGATTTCAGCTTGAGGCTATTGATTCGTTGAATCAAGGACATTCTGTAGTTGTGAGTGCCCCAACGGGCTCAGGGAAGACTTTGGTTGGTGAATACTCAATACACCGTGCAATTGCTCATGGGAGCAGGGTGTTTTATACCACTCCTCTTAAAGCACTTTCTAATCAGAAGCTTAGAGATTTTCGGGAGCAGTTTGGGCATGAAAATGTAGGCCTAATGACTGGTGATTTGTCCGTGAATCGCGATGCATCAGTGGTTGTTATGACAACAGAGATTTTTAGGAACATGCTTTATATAGAGGCAGATCAGAAGAGTGACCCATTAGAGAAAGTGGAAACAGTGGTTTTTGATGAGTGTCATTACATGAATGATTCTCAAAGGGGTACTGTTTGGGAGGAATCAATTATTCATTGCCCATCCAATATTCAGTTAGTTGCATTGTCGGCAACTGTTGCCAATGCTGGCCAGTTAACTGATTGGATTAATGAAGTACATGGGCCTACGAAATTAGTCGTTAGCAAATATAGGCCTGTTCCTTTGGTTTTTAGTTTTTGTAGTTTTAAGGGCCTGCATCAATTACTTAATGAGAAAGGCACCGGCCTACATCCAAATTGCAAAATCTGGCGATCACCTAAGGGGAATAAGCGGAAGGCTCGCTCCTCAAAGCCCCTCCAACCGAAGTCTCCAAGTACCAAGTTTGTTGTGGAGCAAATGGGAGAGAGAGAAATGTTGCCAGCAATTTATTTCATATTTAGTAGGCGCGGTTGTGATAGGGCTTTGGAGGAGATGGGAGCTCTTTGTTTGGTAACACCATCTGAACAGGTCTTGCTTCGTGAGCGTCTTAGTCACTACAGCGAGCTTAATCCTGAAGCTGTGCGCGATGGAATACATTCGGATGCTCTTTTGCGTGGGATAGCTGCTCATCATGCTGGTGTCTTACCAGCATGGAAGGAATTAATTGAGGAGTTGTTTCAGCGGGGATTAGTGAAAGTTGTTTTTGCAACTGAGACTTTGGCGGCTGGTATCAATATGCCTGCAAGAAGTACTGTGATTTCTGTGCTTTCTAAGCGCTCTGATAGAGGCCATCGGGCATTGATGGGTAGTGAGTTCCTTCAGATGGCCGGACGGGCAGGTCGAAGAGGGCTTGATTCAAAGGGTTATGTAGTCACCGTACAAAGTCGCTTTGAGGGAGTGCGAGAAGCAGGGCAGCTTGCTACTAGCCAGGCGGATCCTCTTGTCAGTCAGTTTGCGCCAAGTTACGGCATGGTCTTAAACCTTCTCCAACATCACACTTTAGATAAGGCTAGAGAAATGATTGAGCGAAGTTTTGGACGTTATCTCGCAAGTCTTGATTTAGCAGATGAAGAGCAACTAATTGATCAACTGAGGAGTCAGTTGAGTGAATTGAATGATGTTGCTGGAGATATACCTTGGCAAGACTTTGAGATATATGAGAAACATCGTGGACGATTGCGTGAAGAACGAAGACTTTTACGCATTCTTCAACAGCAGGCTGAGGAGACACTAGCTAACGAACTTACGTTGGCATTACAATTTGCAAGTGTAGGGACTTTGGTAAGCATTAAGTCTCATCAATTGAAAGCTGGTGTGACACCTGCTGTGATAGTTGAGAAATGCGATGGACCAGGACAGTTTCCCTTATTACTTTGTTTGACAGATAAGAATATTTGGCTTTTATTACCGTGCCATTCAGTCGTAAGTATTCATGCAGAATTGAGTTGTTTAAATGTTGGCGAAATTAAGAGACCTGATTTATCTCGACCTGGAGAGATATGTCATGGTAATGATCAAAGTAGAGAAATTTCTCTTGCAGTTTCAGATATTTCTAAGCGCCATGAGATGCGCAGGCCACAATATGATTTAGCAGGTGAAGTGATTGCACAAGTTGAGTTGGTTAATAGCCTGGAGAAAGAGTTAGAGAGTCAACCTGCACATCGATGGGGTGATCGAAAGAAATTGAAAAAACATCGCCGTCGGATGGAACAGCTAGATCACGAGATAAAGGAACGTCAATTGCTTTTGCATCAAAGAGCCAACCATCATTGGGAAACTTTTTTATCTTTAATAGATATTCTTCAGTATTTTGGATGTCTCGAAGAGTTAACTCCTACTCAAATGGGACGTACGGTTGTTTCTTTGAGAGGTGATAACGAGCTTTGGCTAGGTCTTTCTTTAATGAGCGGACATTTAGATGATTTGCCTCCACCAGAACTTGCAGCAGTATTCCAAGCTATTAGTAGCGATGTGAATCGACCAGATCTTTGGAGTGGATATCCAACCCCTCATAAAGCTGACGAAGCTTTAAATGACTTAAATGATTTAAGACGAGAGCTTTTAAGGATGCAGGAACAGCACCAACTGTTTATTCCTGCATGGTTTGAATCAGAATTGATGGGCCTTGTAGATGCATGGGCAAGAGGTACGTCTTGGGGTGATTTGATTTCAAATACCTCTTTGGATGAAGGAGATGTTGTTCGAATAATGCGGAGAACAGTTGATTTGCTTTCCCAAGTCCCCTATTGCGAGTTGGTGACTGAGCGACTTCAAAAAAATGCACGAATTGCTTTGAAAGCAATTAATCGTTTCCCAGTTTGTGAGGCATATGACCTTATTAATGAGGCGGAAGCAGAGAAAAGAGGTTTAAACCCTGCGACAGAACGTGTTTCATAG
- a CDS encoding class II fumarate hydratase: protein MTKPVVRIEHDSIGPIEVPADVLWGAQTQRSLKNFAITEDTIPTEIIHALALIKQAAAIVNEHFGLLENSKKDQIVKAAKSISNGSFDNQFPLRVWQTGSGTQTNMNINEVISNIIAKETGEQLGSQKPLHPNDDVNKSQSTNDVFPSAIHIAAAISLKNRLLPELKLFIQAIDNKSKVWGEIIKVGRTHLQDAVPLTLGQEASAWRDQVIHAYSRIQQSLTELYPLPLGGTAVGTGLNTPAGFDIEITKTLTTITGLPFFSANNKFAVMANHDGLVNAMAQLKMLAITLLKIVNDIRLLSCGPRTGLGELSLPANEPGSSIMPGKINPTQCESMSMVCTQVMGLETAVAMAGSGGHLQMNTYKPLIGFNLLHSINLLHDACKSCRIGMIEGMEANRSKINDYLQNSLMLVTALAPVIGYNKASEIAKYAHENNLSLRQASLKLNYISGDEFDRIIDPEKMTSPTP, encoded by the coding sequence ATGACTAAACCAGTAGTTCGCATTGAGCATGACAGCATTGGCCCTATCGAGGTACCAGCTGATGTCTTATGGGGCGCTCAGACTCAAAGATCACTAAAGAACTTTGCAATTACTGAAGATACTATTCCTACTGAAATAATTCATGCACTTGCTTTAATTAAACAAGCAGCAGCAATCGTGAATGAACATTTCGGCCTATTGGAAAACTCTAAAAAAGATCAAATCGTTAAAGCCGCAAAATCAATTTCTAATGGTTCATTTGACAATCAGTTTCCGCTTCGTGTCTGGCAAACGGGTAGCGGGACACAAACCAACATGAATATCAACGAAGTTATCAGCAATATCATTGCCAAAGAAACTGGTGAACAACTTGGAAGCCAAAAACCTTTACACCCAAATGATGATGTAAATAAATCACAGTCAACTAACGATGTTTTCCCCTCTGCGATTCATATTGCAGCAGCAATTAGCCTTAAAAATAGACTATTACCTGAGCTAAAATTGTTCATCCAAGCTATTGATAATAAAAGCAAAGTTTGGGGTGAGATAATTAAAGTTGGCCGTACACATTTACAAGATGCTGTACCACTAACCCTTGGGCAGGAGGCTTCCGCCTGGAGAGATCAAGTGATTCATGCTTACTCCCGTATTCAACAAAGTCTCACTGAACTTTACCCTTTGCCTCTAGGTGGCACAGCAGTTGGCACAGGCCTAAACACACCTGCTGGCTTTGATATTGAAATCACCAAGACTCTAACAACAATTACTGGTCTACCTTTCTTCTCAGCAAACAACAAGTTCGCTGTTATGGCGAATCATGATGGGCTAGTAAATGCAATGGCTCAACTCAAGATGCTTGCAATCACACTTCTAAAGATCGTAAATGACATCCGCCTTCTTTCTTGTGGGCCTCGTACAGGCTTAGGAGAATTAAGCCTCCCAGCCAATGAGCCGGGTAGTTCAATAATGCCTGGCAAAATAAATCCTACTCAATGTGAATCAATGTCAATGGTTTGCACTCAAGTCATGGGGCTTGAGACGGCTGTAGCAATGGCCGGGAGCGGAGGTCATCTCCAAATGAATACCTACAAGCCCCTAATAGGATTCAATCTGCTTCATAGTATTAATTTGCTGCATGATGCATGCAAGTCCTGTCGAATAGGGATGATTGAAGGGATGGAAGCAAATCGATCAAAAATAAACGATTATCTACAAAATTCTCTTATGCTTGTAACAGCATTAGCACCAGTAATTGGCTATAATAAAGCAAGTGAAATTGCTAAATATGCTCATGAAAATAACTTAAGTTTACGGCAGGCCTCTCTTAAGCTTAATTATATAAGTGGCGATGAATTTGATCGAATTATTGATCCTGAAAAGATGACTAGTCCAACTCCTTAA
- the purB gene encoding adenylosuccinate lyase: protein MIDRYTLPEMSHVWNDRAKYQSWLDVEIAACEANFELGRIPHDAMTQIRQKAAFDENRILEIEAEVRHDVIAFLTNVNEHVGDAGRFIHLGMTSSDVLDTGLALQMKASVKLLKEELNQLEAAIHSLAKQHKNTVMIGRSHAIHGEPITFGFKLAGWLAETKRNGLRLDRLEKDISAGQISGAMGNYANTDPEVERLACQKLGLTPDTASTQVISRDRHADYVQTLALIGASLDRFATEIRNLQRTDVLEVEENFAKGQKGSSAMPHKRNPIRSERISGLSRVLRGYVIAAIENVALWHERDISHSSTERMMLPDCSTTLHFMLREMTQIMQGLGIYPENMKRNMNIYGGVVFSQRVLLALVECGMSREKAYQIVQRNAHSAWNKEEGNFRKNLESDNEVLSVLKADHLANCFNTDSYESNLDVIWERLGL, encoded by the coding sequence TTGATTGATAGATACACTCTCCCTGAAATGAGCCATGTCTGGAATGACAGGGCCAAATACCAAAGCTGGCTAGACGTTGAGATCGCTGCTTGCGAAGCAAATTTTGAGCTAGGAAGAATACCCCATGATGCGATGACCCAGATCCGTCAAAAAGCGGCCTTTGACGAGAACAGGATTCTGGAAATCGAAGCTGAGGTGCGTCACGATGTCATTGCATTCCTCACAAACGTAAATGAACATGTTGGAGATGCAGGGCGCTTCATCCATTTAGGAATGACCAGTAGCGATGTACTTGATACTGGCTTGGCACTCCAAATGAAAGCTTCTGTGAAATTGTTGAAGGAAGAGTTGAATCAACTTGAAGCCGCAATCCATTCACTCGCTAAGCAACATAAAAACACCGTCATGATCGGACGGTCGCATGCAATACATGGAGAGCCAATCACATTTGGATTCAAACTTGCAGGCTGGCTAGCAGAAACCAAACGAAACGGACTTCGCCTAGACCGCCTAGAAAAAGATATTTCCGCAGGTCAAATAAGTGGTGCTATGGGCAACTATGCAAACACCGATCCAGAGGTTGAACGTCTTGCATGCCAAAAGCTTGGTCTTACACCTGATACAGCTAGTACACAAGTAATCTCGCGAGATCGTCATGCTGATTATGTGCAAACCCTTGCTTTAATAGGTGCTTCGCTAGATAGATTTGCAACGGAAATCAGAAATCTACAGCGTACTGATGTCCTTGAGGTAGAAGAAAATTTTGCCAAGGGTCAAAAAGGCAGCTCTGCCATGCCTCACAAAAGAAACCCTATTCGAAGTGAAAGAATTAGCGGCTTATCAAGAGTTTTACGAGGATATGTAATCGCAGCAATTGAGAATGTAGCTCTTTGGCATGAAAGAGACATTAGCCATAGTTCAACCGAGAGAATGATGCTCCCTGACTGTTCAACAACACTTCATTTTATGCTAAGAGAAATGACACAAATCATGCAAGGTCTTGGCATCTATCCTGAAAATATGAAGCGAAACATGAATATTTATGGGGGGGTAGTCTTCAGCCAAAGAGTTCTTTTAGCTCTTGTTGAGTGTGGAATGAGTCGCGAGAAAGCATATCAAATTGTTCAACGAAATGCACATTCAGCCTGGAATAAAGAAGAGGGCAATTTCCGAAAAAACCTTGAATCAGACAATGAAGTTCTCTCAGTATTAAAAGCAGATCACCTTGCCAATTGCTTTAACACCGACTCATATGAATCAAATCTAGATGTAATATGGGAAAGGCTGGGCCTATAA
- a CDS encoding TlyA family RNA methyltransferase produces the protein MSRKNRLDLHMFQKGLVSSRQKAQQLIRAGKVRESNGQLLDKPGQEVRDDIELLIKESPRFVSRGGQKLLGAIEAFKVQVQGRVCLDAGISTGGFTDCLLQYGAERVYGIDVGYGQTAWKIRTDPRVVLRERTNLRTLNPDDLFSFEDPFPSLAVADLSFISLKLVLAPLKDLLEPLSPEAILLVKPQFEVGRERVGKGGVVRNPDAHLAALKGVLASAKDLGWFPQGIIESPITGPAGNHEYLLWLGIDKFKDFPDIEDLVSKTLL, from the coding sequence ATGTCCCGTAAAAATCGTCTTGATCTCCATATGTTCCAGAAAGGCTTGGTAAGCTCCCGTCAAAAGGCCCAACAGTTAATACGGGCTGGAAAGGTCAGAGAATCTAATGGTCAGCTGCTTGATAAGCCTGGTCAGGAAGTTCGAGATGACATAGAGCTTTTAATTAAAGAGTCTCCAAGATTTGTTTCTCGTGGAGGACAAAAACTATTAGGTGCTATAGAAGCTTTCAAAGTTCAAGTTCAGGGAAGAGTTTGTCTTGATGCTGGTATCTCCACTGGGGGCTTTACTGATTGCCTTTTGCAGTATGGAGCAGAACGGGTTTATGGGATTGATGTTGGTTATGGGCAAACAGCATGGAAAATACGTACAGATCCTCGTGTGGTGTTAAGAGAACGAACTAATTTGCGTACTTTGAACCCCGATGATCTTTTTAGCTTTGAGGACCCTTTCCCGAGCCTTGCAGTAGCAGATTTGTCTTTTATTTCTTTGAAGTTAGTACTCGCTCCATTAAAGGATTTGCTAGAGCCCCTTTCTCCCGAAGCTATTCTTTTGGTGAAGCCTCAATTTGAGGTTGGACGTGAACGTGTAGGAAAAGGGGGAGTAGTCAGGAATCCCGATGCTCATCTAGCTGCATTGAAAGGTGTTTTAGCTTCAGCTAAAGATTTAGGTTGGTTTCCTCAGGGAATAATTGAATCACCAATAACTGGTCCTGCTGGAAACCATGAATATTTGCTGTGGCTAGGAATCGATAAATTTAAAGACTTCCCAGATATAGAAGATTTGGTATCTAAGACTCTGCTTTAG
- a CDS encoding P-II family nitrogen regulator → MKKVEAIIRPFKLEDVKLALVNAGIIGMTVSEVRGFGRQKGQVERYRGSEFTVEFLQKLKVEVVVNDENVDAVLSAIGEAAKTGEIGDGKIFVSPVESVIRIRTGERDNSAL, encoded by the coding sequence ATGAAGAAAGTTGAGGCCATCATTCGCCCTTTCAAACTTGAGGACGTAAAACTAGCCCTTGTTAATGCAGGGATAATTGGAATGACAGTAAGCGAAGTCAGGGGTTTTGGTCGTCAAAAGGGACAAGTGGAGCGTTACAGAGGCTCTGAATTTACTGTGGAGTTTCTTCAGAAGTTGAAAGTAGAGGTAGTTGTGAATGATGAGAATGTGGATGCTGTATTAAGCGCAATTGGTGAAGCTGCAAAAACTGGTGAAATAGGTGACGGGAAAATTTTTGTTTCCCCAGTTGAATCTGTAATTCGCATTAGGACAGGAGAAAGGGATAATTCTGCTCTCTAA
- the queF gene encoding preQ(1) synthase, with translation MLESKTDSATESPLYGERAIKDSRLICFENPNNKRPYEISIELPEFTCLCPFSGYPDFAIIRLIYQPELKVLELKALKLYVNSYRNRTISHEEVVNRILDDIVEACNPKWVELEADFNPRGNVHMVVRVTHGKKEMFD, from the coding sequence TTGCTTGAGAGTAAAACTGATTCAGCGACAGAATCTCCTCTATATGGAGAAAGGGCAATTAAGGACTCGAGGTTAATTTGCTTTGAAAACCCAAATAATAAAAGGCCTTATGAGATTTCTATTGAGTTGCCCGAGTTTACATGCTTATGTCCTTTTTCTGGTTACCCTGACTTTGCAATAATTCGTCTCATTTACCAGCCTGAATTAAAAGTTTTAGAGCTTAAGGCTCTTAAGCTCTATGTAAATAGTTATCGGAACAGAACCATTTCCCATGAAGAGGTCGTCAATAGGATTCTTGATGATATTGTGGAGGCTTGCAATCCTAAGTGGGTCGAATTAGAAGCAGACTTTAATCCTAGAGGAAATGTTCACATGGTAGTAAGAGTTACACATGGAAAAAAAGAGATGTTTGATTAG
- a CDS encoding cytochrome c biogenesis protein ResB has protein sequence MKTINRLLFWISNLKIAIALLFIIAIASALGTTIPQNQAKDVYLNTYNQQPWLGLIKGELLLSLQLDHVYTSAWFLTLLIWLGLSLITCSWRRQIPTLRANLKWVDYLQPQQLGKLALAETFSIPKQTEKLNYLTKHLKKQGWQVKNNQDRLAARKGVIGRVGPPLIHLGIVLLMIGAVWGSLQGEKIERFLAPGRSFDLLNRNGINQLTINLDKFQIDRDQTGRPEQFRSKLELIEPGASKSSFWEISVNHPLRIHGMTIYQADWSLAALTVRIGNSPKLQLPLKSFPELGEQIWGLVLPTSPSGENPLLLTISNEKGPIEVFDEEGNFINNLRPGSEKIEINGLSLQVLDVLAASGILLKRDPGVPMVYTGFAVILLGGSLSMIATKQLWVIKDPNESVIHVGGLSNRNLIGLANELPILLSQAIKN, from the coding sequence ATGAAAACTATCAATCGACTACTTTTCTGGATCTCAAATTTAAAAATTGCAATAGCTCTTCTTTTCATCATCGCGATTGCCAGTGCTCTGGGAACAACAATTCCACAAAATCAAGCAAAAGATGTTTATCTAAATACCTATAACCAGCAACCATGGCTCGGATTAATTAAAGGAGAATTACTTTTATCCCTTCAATTGGACCACGTCTACACAAGTGCGTGGTTTTTGACTTTATTAATATGGCTTGGTTTATCACTTATCACCTGTAGCTGGAGGAGACAGATCCCAACCCTCCGAGCGAACTTAAAATGGGTTGATTATTTACAGCCTCAGCAGCTCGGGAAGTTAGCTCTTGCAGAAACTTTTTCTATACCCAAACAAACTGAAAAGCTTAATTACCTAACCAAACATTTAAAAAAACAAGGTTGGCAAGTCAAAAACAACCAAGATCGTCTAGCAGCTCGCAAAGGTGTAATTGGCCGAGTTGGTCCTCCTCTTATACATCTTGGCATTGTTCTATTGATGATTGGAGCAGTTTGGGGTTCACTACAAGGTGAAAAAATCGAAAGATTCCTAGCCCCCGGGAGATCATTTGACCTCCTAAATCGAAATGGTATAAATCAGCTAACAATCAATCTTGACAAATTTCAAATTGATCGTGATCAGACTGGTCGTCCAGAACAATTTCGTTCAAAACTAGAACTAATTGAACCAGGAGCCTCTAAAAGTTCCTTTTGGGAAATAAGTGTTAATCATCCATTAAGAATCCATGGAATGACCATTTATCAAGCGGACTGGTCTTTGGCCGCATTAACAGTACGGATTGGGAATAGCCCTAAGCTCCAACTCCCTCTAAAAAGTTTTCCCGAATTAGGAGAACAAATTTGGGGATTAGTACTTCCAACTAGCCCTAGTGGCGAGAACCCATTACTCCTCACAATTTCTAATGAAAAAGGTCCCATAGAAGTCTTCGATGAAGAAGGAAATTTCATCAATAATCTTCGCCCTGGATCTGAGAAGATTGAAATAAATGGTCTATCCCTTCAGGTATTAGACGTCCTAGCAGCAAGCGGAATACTTTTAAAACGTGATCCAGGGGTACCAATGGTATATACAGGTTTTGCGGTTATCCTCTTAGGCGGAAGTTTAAGCATGATTGCGACCAAGCAGCTTTGGGTAATAAAAGATCCAAATGAATCTGTTATTCATGTGGGTGGACTATCAAATAGAAACCTAATTGGGCTGGCGAATGAATTACCAATCCTTCTTTCCCAAGCTATAAAAAACTAA
- a CDS encoding cytochrome c biogenesis CcdA family protein has protein sequence MHSLELAISDLASTSQELLKHGLEHLGPLTIAIVFLGGLLTSLGPCSLSLLPVTVAYLAGFDNQAAPWRRSVSFCSGIIFSLIFLGSLSGLVGRIYGQVPPLIPTIVSILAILMGLNLLGLIKLPFPEGPDPKAWQERVPTAYAPVAAGMAFGFASSPCSTPVLAVLLGWIAQHGNPFIGSIFLAAFGIGQVIPLMLAGTAAATIPNLLAIRPITKWIPALSGIFFLSTGLLSLLSRWI, from the coding sequence ATACATTCCCTTGAATTAGCCATTTCTGATCTTGCAAGTACTAGTCAAGAGTTGCTGAAGCATGGTCTTGAGCACCTGGGACCCCTCACTATTGCAATTGTCTTTTTAGGAGGATTGTTAACTAGCCTTGGTCCCTGCTCGTTATCACTCCTTCCTGTCACTGTTGCCTATCTTGCAGGATTTGATAATCAGGCAGCTCCTTGGCGCAGAAGTGTTTCTTTCTGTAGTGGGATTATTTTCTCTTTAATTTTCCTCGGAAGTCTAAGCGGATTAGTAGGTCGAATCTATGGACAAGTGCCGCCATTAATTCCAACAATAGTTTCAATCCTGGCAATTTTAATGGGGCTAAATTTGCTTGGGCTCATCAAATTACCTTTTCCTGAAGGACCAGACCCTAAAGCATGGCAAGAACGAGTTCCCACAGCCTATGCACCTGTAGCTGCAGGAATGGCTTTTGGCTTCGCATCATCACCCTGTTCCACTCCTGTGTTAGCTGTGTTGCTTGGCTGGATAGCTCAGCATGGGAATCCATTTATTGGGTCCATATTCCTAGCAGCGTTTGGTATCGGCCAAGTGATCCCTCTTATGCTGGCAGGCACTGCAGCAGCAACGATCCCTAACCTGCTAGCAATTAGGCCAATAACAAAGTGGATTCCGGCCTTAAGTGGGATCTTTTTTCTAAGTACTGGCTTGCTAAGTCTTCTAAGTCGTTGGATATAA
- a CDS encoding putative peptidoglycan glycosyltransferase FtsW: protein MPYRNAKGKESFLRYPKEISFWQKQLPLPWSLWPAETRLLLSLLGFWSLAGLLVLGSASWWVAAREMSDGSYYIKRQILWLLSSWSLLFLVISTSLRRWLKLAGTGVIIGCVLVGATLLIGSTVNGASRWLILGPIQIQPSEIIKPFVVLQAASTFAHWKRISSDQKLLWLGVFATLLLLILKQPNLSTAGLIGILIWLIALASGVRLRSLFSTAIAGSLLGTASIFLNEYQRLRVTSFLDPWQDPQGTGYQLIQSLLAIGSGGWFGEGYGLSTQKLQYLPIQSTDFIFAVFAEEFGFIGSLMLLFFLLLIAFLGLRVALRCRNNQAKLVAIGSTTILVGQSIMNIAVASGAMPTTGLPLPLVSYGGNSLISSLFLAGLLIRCSLESTGFLPDRRPNKVQKSIR, encoded by the coding sequence ATGCCTTATAGAAATGCAAAGGGCAAGGAAAGCTTTCTAAGATATCCAAAAGAAATTTCTTTCTGGCAAAAACAACTTCCTCTCCCTTGGAGCCTCTGGCCTGCAGAAACAAGGCTTTTACTAAGTCTTTTAGGGTTTTGGAGCCTGGCAGGGCTGTTAGTTCTCGGTTCAGCCAGTTGGTGGGTAGCTGCTAGAGAAATGAGTGATGGATCCTATTACATAAAAAGACAGATTCTCTGGCTTCTATCTAGCTGGAGTCTTCTTTTTCTGGTCATCTCAACAAGTCTGAGGCGCTGGCTCAAGCTTGCTGGAACTGGTGTGATAATTGGATGTGTTCTGGTTGGTGCAACCCTGCTCATAGGGAGCACAGTTAATGGAGCTAGTAGATGGTTAATTCTTGGGCCAATACAGATACAGCCATCAGAGATAATTAAGCCCTTTGTTGTTCTCCAGGCAGCTAGCACTTTTGCACATTGGAAAAGAATTAGTTCAGATCAGAAACTACTCTGGCTGGGAGTTTTCGCGACATTACTTTTACTTATTTTAAAACAACCAAACTTAAGCACTGCTGGACTAATAGGCATCCTCATTTGGCTGATTGCCTTAGCCTCTGGAGTACGTTTAAGGAGCCTATTCTCTACTGCAATTGCAGGAAGCTTATTGGGCACAGCAAGTATTTTTTTGAATGAATACCAAAGACTAAGAGTAACTTCGTTTCTTGATCCCTGGCAGGACCCCCAAGGCACGGGATATCAACTCATCCAAAGTCTTTTGGCGATAGGTTCAGGTGGCTGGTTTGGTGAGGGTTATGGACTCTCTACTCAAAAATTGCAATATCTTCCTATACAAAGTACAGACTTTATTTTTGCTGTTTTCGCAGAAGAATTTGGCTTCATCGGGTCTCTAATGCTTTTATTTTTTCTCCTACTAATTGCGTTTCTAGGTCTAAGGGTTGCACTTAGATGCAGAAACAATCAAGCAAAATTAGTGGCCATTGGTTCAACAACAATTCTTGTTGGTCAATCAATAATGAATATTGCTGTAGCTTCTGGAGCAATGCCAACAACTGGCTTACCTTTACCACTAGTTAGCTACGGAGGAAATTCTCTAATCTCAAGTTTATTTCTAGCAGGTTTACTGATTAGATGCTCACTTGAATCAACAGGATTCCTTCCAGACAGAAGACCCAATAAAGTTCAAAAATCGATAAGATAG